A section of the Fusarium falciforme chromosome 8, complete sequence genome encodes:
- a CDS encoding Fungal-trans domain-containing protein gives MSCMPNSSTRPNPHFHRDDKSPYSHIWELVGYLPRRKELVDYRVERFFAELNPVYDAVHHETFQTSYDAFWNRKWGDDDLTAVDLRWLAVLFMMLAFAELLDCSPDASPEAQRSCEETSVQFFWGSRKAIVLAPTLSGESPDLVRAGILVSRYLMFWGRKTESWLTSSFAIRMAQAQGMHVDGESWGLPPKVLETRRRLWCTLYSMDRSISLATGRPYTINSKHCMEMKIRNVWIDDNSPEDAAAAVEKPIEDPTQSIYYRFTQQLATILGDIHDDFFGLVPMTASYQTYEKVMALDQILLDWAAGLPPYFRLDDADTSLDSERPFLRWQRMYLHSSYHFARITLHRTYVLLESITDRFQYSRTACISSACADLRQKLSLRNSSMTDRLLAGAAMHNLFNSALVLGIIAVKEPHSPRTNAILEDLAAYCEKMRADTWANEFVMAEVKVIELCIYTARKTSGGGSERSHSTQRPDLGNAACQDGDVSYTDELDVHAPYESWLDSWLGPTRTFLEPLDYQFWEDLVGTLEAR, from the coding sequence ATGTCCTGCATGCCCAACTCCTCCACAAGACCGAACCCTCATTTCCACCGAGATGACAAAAGCCCTTACTCGCATATCTGGGAGCTCGTCGGGTATCTGCCGAGGAGAAAAGAGCTGGTCGATTATCGTGTTGAGAGATTCTTCGCTGAGCTCAATCCGGTCTACGACGCTGTCCACCACGAGACTTTTCAGACAAGCTACGATGCCTTCTGGAACCGCAAGTGGGGTGACGATGACCTGACGGCCGTGGACTTGCGATGGCTTGCAGTCCTTTTCATGATGCTTGCCTTTGCTGAGTTGCTGGACTGCTCCCCTGACGCGTCCCCCGAGGCACAAAGAAGCTGCGAGGAGACTTCAGTGCAGTTCTTCTGGGGATCACGAAAGGCCATCGTTCTCGCGCCCACATTGTCAGGTGAGAGTCCTGACCTGGTACGGGCCGGCATCTTGGTGTCGCGGTACTTGATGTTCTGGGGACGCAAAACTGAGAGCTGGCTTACAAGCTCCTTCGCCATCCGTATGGCACAGGCCCAAGGTATGCATGTTGATGGAGAGTCTTGGGGACTCCCACCAAAAGTGCTTGAGACGCGACGACGATTGTGGTGCACACTCTATTCGATGGATCGGTCAATATCACTCGCGACTGGTCGGCCTTACACCATTAACAGCAAGCACTGCATGGAGATGAAGATACGGAATGTGTGGATTGATGACAACTCGCCTGAAGATGCAGCAGCTGCTGTGGAGAAGCCGATCGAAGACCCAACACAGAGCATCTACTATAGATTCACTCAGCAGCTTGCGACCATCTTGGGTGACATCCACGACGACTTCTTCGGCCTTGTACCAATGACGGCATCCTATCAAACTTATGAAAAGGTCATGGCTTTGGACCAGATCCTCCTGGACTGGGCCGCCGGTCTGCCGCCCTACTTCCGCCTGGACGATGCTGACACCTCCCTGGATTCTGAGCGACCTTTCTTACGGTGGCAGAGAATGTATCTTCACTCGTCGTACCACTTTGCGCGGATTACGCTGCACCGTACTTATGTCCTCCTGGAATCGATTACAGACCGCTTCCAGTATTCACGTACGGCATGCATCTCCTCAGCCTGTGCTGACCTCCGTCAAAAGCTCTCTCTCCGAAACTCGTCCATGACAGATAGACTCCTTGCTGGAGCTGCTATGCACAATCTTTTCAACTCGGCACTCGTCCTCGGCATCATTGCCGTCAAGGAACCACACAGCCCTCGCACAAACGCTATACTGGAAGACCTGGCTGCCTACTGCGAGAAAATGCGCGCCGACACCTGGGCCAACGAGTTCGTCATGGCAGAAGTCAAGGTCATTGAACTATGCATCTATACAGCGAGAAAGACAAGCGGAGGAGGGTCAGAGCGCTCACACTCTACACAGCGCCCAGATCTCGGCAATGCGGCCTGTCAGGATGGCGATGTGAGCTATACTGATGAGCTTGATGTCCATGCCCCCTATGAGAGTTGGCTGGACAGCTGGCTCGGACCCACACGCACGTTTCTCGAGCCGCTAGACTACCAATTTTGGGAGGATCTTGTCGGCACATTGGAGGCAAGATGA
- a CDS encoding FAA-hydrolase domain-containing protein, translating to MGSMPATWTRFVRFISTDDRELCGEPIDQNVDVGLAIAAGQSVEVRLLDRPSAVDESQFTGQTAFIKTLLSPLSTQEVTTIRCIGLNFKDHAAELNCPLPSIPEVFTKPSTTLTSPSSPIILPSSAPDMVDAEVELAIVLARDCKNVRREDAGRYILGYTAANDVTARDVQSKTSQWGYSKGFDGFCPLGPCLVRSELFTDVNRGVCLKSTLNGEVLQDGKTDEFIFSVGEIIEHLSRDSTLPKGTVILTGTPSGIGHGRKPPRYLKAGSDLQITISHGIGTLKNPIVSSIKL from the exons ATGGGTTCCATGCCAGCT ACATGGACGCGCTTTGTGCGATTCATCTCAACAGACGACCGAGAATTGTGCGGAGAGCCAATTGATCAAAATGTTGATG TCGGTTTGGCCATCGCCGCAGGCCAGTCAGTCGAGGTCCGCTTGCTTGACCGTCCCTCTGCGGTAGACGAAAGCCAATTCACTGGCCAGACTGCATTCATCAAGACG CTCCTGTCCCCACTGTCAACCCAAGAGGTCACCACCATCCGCTGTATCGGCCTCAACTTCAAAGATCACGCAGCAGAGCTCAACTGCCCCCTCCCCAGCATCCCTGAAGTCTTCACCAAGCCCTCTACAACACTCACAAGCCCGTCCTCGCCAATTATTCTCCCCAGCTCAGCGCCAGACATGGTCGACGCAGAAGTCGAACTCGCCATTGTGCTCGCCCGAGACTGCAAGAACGTCAGACGTGAAGATGCAGGGCGTTACATCTTGGGGTACACAGCCGCCAACGATGTGACTGCCCGTGATGTCCAGTCCAAGACCTCACAATGGGGATACAGTAAGGGTTTCGACGGATTCTGTCCCCTCGGACCCTGCCTGGTCAGGAGTGAGCTGTTTACTGATGTCAACCGGGGCGTGTGTCTCAAGTCAACCCTCAACGGCGAGGTGCTACAAGACGGGAAGACGGATGAGTTCATCTTCTCTGTGGGTGAGATTATTGAGCATCTCTCAAGGGATAGTACCCTACCAAAGGGCACGGTGATATTGACCGGAACACCATCGGGTATTGGGCATGGGAGGAAACCCCCGCGGTATCTAAAGGCTGGCAGTGATCTGCAGATCACCATTTCCCATGGCATCGGCACGCTCAAAAACCCGATCGTGTCATCTATCAAGCTTTAG